A window from Neochlamydia sp. AcF84 encodes these proteins:
- the lpxB gene encoding lipid-A-disaccharide synthase produces MKSNDNLKPHLFIFAGEPSGDLHGAHLVKVFKELYPSCWFSGVAGPALREEGIVNIMPMEKFAVMGFSDVIKALPSLYKQFYYIRDYVLNTHPELVIFIDYPGFNLRMAKALRKAGYKGKLVHYICPSVWAWGKKRIQHMAKTLDMLLTIYPFENVSFKPTSLKVQYVGNPLQEYISQYLYAPSWKSQFCSPEHLLISIFPGSREAEIKSNLSKQLDAALLFQQENPSTTFGISCSNASLKPLIEKILKKHRLLHTFIVDKAHTYDLMRNSHSAIAKSGTVTLELALHCCPTVVVYQLSNLNWLIAKFIIKLNLPYYCIVNILSGQRLFPELIAEGFTPKKVAKELENIHAGPLRARCLEGCQQIIELFQGAPASQNAAHAIHSLLS; encoded by the coding sequence ATGAAAAGTAACGACAATCTCAAGCCACATCTCTTTATTTTTGCGGGAGAGCCTAGTGGAGATTTGCATGGTGCTCACTTAGTGAAAGTTTTTAAGGAGCTATACCCTAGCTGTTGGTTCAGTGGAGTGGCTGGCCCTGCTTTGCGAGAAGAAGGGATTGTCAACATTATGCCTATGGAAAAATTTGCTGTCATGGGTTTCTCGGATGTCATTAAAGCTTTGCCTAGCCTTTATAAACAATTTTATTATATACGCGACTATGTGTTAAACACTCATCCTGAATTAGTAATTTTCATCGATTATCCAGGCTTTAATTTACGTATGGCTAAGGCTCTGCGCAAAGCAGGATATAAAGGTAAGCTCGTCCATTACATCTGCCCTTCTGTATGGGCTTGGGGCAAAAAGCGTATCCAACATATGGCTAAGACATTAGATATGCTATTAACCATTTATCCTTTTGAAAACGTAAGCTTTAAGCCTACCTCTCTTAAAGTCCAGTATGTGGGCAATCCCCTCCAAGAGTATATTTCCCAATACCTTTACGCCCCTTCTTGGAAAAGTCAATTTTGTTCACCCGAGCATTTGTTGATTTCCATCTTTCCCGGCAGCCGGGAAGCTGAAATCAAAAGTAATCTTTCCAAACAATTAGATGCGGCTCTCCTTTTTCAACAAGAAAATCCTTCCACAACTTTTGGCATCTCTTGTTCTAACGCATCCCTTAAGCCGCTTATTGAAAAAATCCTCAAGAAGCATCGCTTGCTTCATACCTTTATTGTGGATAAAGCCCACACCTACGATTTGATGCGTAATAGTCATAGTGCCATAGCCAAATCTGGGACAGTTACCCTTGAATTAGCACTGCATTGCTGTCCTACAGTGGTTGTTTATCAGCTTTCTAATCTTAATTGGCTAATTGCTAAATTTATAATTAAATTGAATTTACCTTACTACTGCATTGTTAATATACTCAGTGGCCAACGTCTATTTCCCGAGCTTATAGCAGAAGGCTTTACCCCTAAGAAGGTCGCAAAAGAGCTAGAAAACATTCATGCAGGCCCTTTAAGAGCGCGTTGCCTAGAAGGCTGCCAGCAAATTATTGAGCTTTTCCAAGGAGCCCCTGCCAGCCAGAATGCCGCGCATGCCATCCATTCTTTATTATCATGA